A region from the Sphingomonas flavescens genome encodes:
- a CDS encoding DUF445 domain-containing protein, with translation MRTANALSRFNPVQSGARGMKIVATGLLVAMALVFFAARAFEPAYPGLGYVKAFAEAAMVGGLADWFAVTALFRHPLGLPIPHTAIIPRNKDRIGESLANFLKENFLIPTVVARRMRKLDVAAAAGRFLQTPAGHGTRIRAGASRLIADVFESLDDERLGGIVKGAISTRLRNAEVSPVLGHALASAINEDRHVPMLEATIRWLARALDANEPLIREMVHKKANWALKLAGLDAKLADAIIDGLRKLTTEMSTDPAHPVRVKIEEALVQLANDLQTKPETRDRVEAIKNQLLDNKSVGLWLDTLWQKGRESIIRAARNPDAVLAGKLGEILQSMGGTLEKDARIRAAINQFARRAVVGMAASYGGSIVKLVSETVRGWDARTVTARLESAVGRDLQYIRINGTLVGGLVGLILYVVDKL, from the coding sequence ATGAGGACGGCCAACGCCCTTTCCCGCTTCAACCCCGTGCAGTCCGGCGCGCGGGGGATGAAGATCGTCGCGACCGGCCTGCTGGTCGCAATGGCGTTGGTGTTCTTCGCCGCCCGCGCCTTCGAACCGGCCTATCCGGGCCTCGGCTACGTCAAGGCATTCGCCGAAGCGGCGATGGTCGGCGGCCTCGCCGACTGGTTCGCGGTGACGGCACTGTTCCGGCATCCGCTCGGCCTGCCGATTCCGCACACGGCCATCATCCCGCGCAACAAGGACCGGATCGGGGAGTCGCTCGCGAACTTCCTGAAGGAGAATTTCCTCATCCCCACCGTCGTCGCGCGGCGCATGCGCAAGCTGGACGTAGCGGCCGCGGCGGGGCGCTTTCTTCAGACCCCGGCTGGGCACGGCACCCGTATTCGAGCAGGCGCCTCGCGCCTTATCGCCGATGTCTTTGAGAGCCTGGACGACGAGCGTCTGGGCGGGATCGTCAAAGGCGCGATTTCGACACGGCTTCGAAACGCCGAAGTCTCCCCCGTTCTCGGCCATGCTTTGGCGTCCGCCATCAATGAAGACCGGCATGTGCCGATGCTGGAAGCGACCATCCGCTGGCTGGCGCGCGCGCTTGACGCCAACGAGCCGCTGATCCGCGAAATGGTGCACAAGAAAGCCAACTGGGCGCTTAAGCTGGCGGGGCTCGATGCCAAGCTCGCTGACGCGATCATCGATGGGCTGCGCAAGCTAACCACGGAAATGTCGACCGACCCGGCTCACCCTGTCCGGGTCAAGATCGAGGAGGCGCTCGTCCAGCTTGCCAACGATTTGCAGACGAAGCCTGAAACGCGCGACCGGGTCGAAGCCATTAAGAACCAACTGCTCGACAACAAGTCTGTCGGCCTATGGCTCGATACCTTGTGGCAGAAAGGCCGGGAATCGATCATCCGCGCGGCCCGCAATCCCGATGCGGTGCTGGCGGGCAAGCTTGGCGAAATCTTGCAATCGATGGGCGGAACGCTGGAAAAAGACGCGCGCATCCGCGCCGCAATCAATCAGTTCGCCCGGCGCGCCGTCGTGGGCATGGCCGCGAGCTATGGCGGATCGATCGTCAAGCTGGTGTCGGAAACGGTACGCGGCTGGGATGCGCGGACGGTCACCGCGCGGCTGGAGTCTGCTGTCGGCCGCGACCTGCAGTACATCCGGATCAACGGCACTCTCGTTGGTGGCCTAGTCGGCCTGATCCTCTACGTGGTCGACAAATTGTGA
- a CDS encoding GlsB/YeaQ/YmgE family stress response membrane protein translates to MGIIIWLIVGGVCGWLASLIMRTDAQQGVILNIVVGIVGAVIAGLLFGVNMNAGITIESFLYALIGAVILLAIVNLIRRGTVR, encoded by the coding sequence ATGGGTATTATCATCTGGCTGATCGTCGGCGGTGTCTGCGGTTGGCTCGCCAGCTTGATTATGCGCACCGACGCTCAGCAGGGCGTCATTCTCAACATTGTTGTCGGCATCGTGGGCGCGGTTATCGCCGGCCTGCTGTTCGGCGTGAACATGAACGCCGGCATCACGATCGAAAGCTTCCTCTATGCGCTCATCGGCGCGGTGATCTTGCTTGCGATCGTCAACCTGATCCGCCGGGGCACCGTCCGCTAA
- a CDS encoding efflux RND transporter periplasmic adaptor subunit, translated as MNRETSIHSSDTLVVVDRSRRRRTIIIAAAIAAVLIIGAIAFFVSRGRSAEAAKEAAASQGQVPSVTVVVPGRTTVGRTITASGPLSARRDQPIGIAGAGGRVVSVNVDAGSWVRAGQVLATVDRSVQAQQAAQLAAQVEAARANAVLAQNNYERAVALQGRGFVSKAEIDSKRAARDAANAQVRVAQAQLGATRAQIGQLNVVAPASGLILSRNVEVGQIVSPGSGALFHLAEGGQMEMRAQLSQQDLASIHTGMPAQVTPVGADRSFTGNVWQVAPMIDAQTRLGDVRIAVPYDPIMRPGGFAEARITAGTTDAPMLPQSAVLSDDKGNYVYIINAKKEVERRDIKIGAVSDNGVTITAGLSGNEQVVLSAGPFLNPGQKVNPQRQAAR; from the coding sequence ATGAACAGGGAAACTTCGATCCACTCTTCCGACACGCTCGTGGTGGTGGATCGGTCGCGGCGGCGTCGGACGATCATCATTGCCGCGGCCATCGCCGCCGTCCTGATCATCGGTGCGATTGCTTTCTTCGTCTCCCGTGGACGCTCGGCGGAAGCCGCGAAGGAGGCCGCTGCAAGCCAGGGCCAGGTGCCCAGCGTGACCGTCGTCGTCCCGGGGCGCACCACGGTCGGGCGCACGATCACCGCTAGCGGTCCGCTGAGTGCCCGCCGCGATCAGCCGATCGGCATTGCCGGCGCGGGCGGCCGCGTCGTTAGCGTCAATGTGGATGCCGGCAGCTGGGTCCGCGCGGGGCAGGTGCTCGCGACCGTGGACCGCTCGGTTCAGGCGCAACAGGCGGCGCAGCTCGCCGCGCAGGTCGAGGCCGCACGGGCCAATGCCGTGCTGGCGCAGAACAACTACGAACGCGCCGTTGCCCTTCAGGGCCGCGGCTTCGTTTCCAAGGCGGAAATCGATTCCAAGCGTGCGGCGCGCGATGCGGCGAACGCCCAGGTTCGCGTCGCCCAGGCGCAGCTTGGCGCCACGCGCGCCCAGATCGGCCAGCTGAACGTCGTTGCGCCCGCTTCCGGGCTGATCCTCTCGCGCAATGTTGAGGTCGGACAAATCGTCAGCCCGGGGTCGGGCGCGCTCTTCCACCTTGCCGAAGGCGGGCAGATGGAAATGCGCGCACAGCTGTCGCAACAGGACCTCGCTTCGATCCACACCGGCATGCCGGCGCAGGTTACGCCTGTCGGTGCCGACCGCAGCTTCACCGGCAACGTCTGGCAGGTCGCGCCGATGATCGACGCGCAGACCCGCCTTGGGGATGTCCGCATCGCGGTTCCCTATGATCCGATCATGCGTCCGGGTGGGTTCGCCGAAGCGCGCATTACCGCGGGCACGACCGATGCTCCGATGCTGCCGCAAAGCGCGGTGCTGAGCGATGACAAGGGCAATTACGTCTACATCATCAACGCCAAGAAAGAGGTCGAGCGGCGCGACATCAAGATCGGCGCAGTCAGCGACAATGGCGTGACGATCACCGCTGGGCTCAGCGGAAACGAACAGGTCGTGCTCTCGGCCGGTCCGTTCCTGAACCCGGGCCAGAAGGTCAATCCGCAGCGGCAAGCTGCGCGCTGA
- a CDS encoding alpha/beta fold hydrolase encodes MLSLLLAAAAQVATMPARIPEPTERDITLRNFRFGTGETLPTLRMHVSTLGTPHRNAAGQIDNAVMVLHGTGGTGKQFLQPQFAAELYGTGQPLDLSRYYVILPDNIGHGGSSKPSDGLRMKFPKYDYDDMVAAQRRMLVEGLGITHLRLIMGTSMGCMHSFVWAETYPNFASALMPMACEPIEIAGLNRMWRQLAINGIKADASWQGGNYSTQPMMGLRAAQNLLFVAGAAPLLYQQQYPTRIAAGAFAEERVSAALKALDANDLIYALDSSRNYNPWPRLEQIKAPMTWINSADDFINPRNFTYPQQALKRMPTVRFRLIPESAQTHGHGTHTWAKFWKGDLVALLARSEPKR; translated from the coding sequence ATGCTTTCTTTGCTTCTTGCCGCCGCTGCGCAGGTTGCGACCATGCCGGCGCGCATTCCCGAGCCGACCGAGCGGGACATCACGCTCAGAAATTTCCGGTTCGGCACGGGCGAAACACTCCCCACGCTCCGCATGCACGTCTCCACGCTCGGCACGCCGCATCGCAATGCCGCCGGCCAGATCGACAATGCCGTCATGGTGCTTCACGGCACCGGCGGCACCGGCAAGCAGTTCCTCCAACCCCAATTCGCGGCCGAACTCTACGGCACCGGTCAGCCGCTCGACCTCAGTCGCTATTACGTCATCCTGCCCGACAACATTGGGCATGGTGGGTCCTCGAAACCCTCTGACGGCCTGCGGATGAAGTTCCCAAAGTACGACTATGACGACATGGTCGCGGCGCAGCGGCGGATGCTGGTGGAAGGCCTCGGCATAACGCATCTCCGGCTGATCATGGGCACGTCGATGGGCTGCATGCACAGCTTCGTCTGGGCCGAGACCTACCCCAACTTTGCCAGCGCACTGATGCCCATGGCCTGTGAGCCGATCGAGATCGCCGGGCTCAACCGGATGTGGCGGCAACTTGCGATCAACGGGATCAAAGCCGACGCCTCCTGGCAAGGCGGAAATTACAGCACCCAACCGATGATGGGTCTACGCGCCGCGCAAAACCTGCTGTTCGTGGCGGGTGCCGCCCCGCTTTTGTATCAGCAGCAATATCCTACGCGCATCGCGGCCGGTGCGTTTGCCGAGGAGCGGGTTTCTGCGGCACTCAAGGCCCTTGATGCCAACGACCTGATCTACGCCCTAGATTCATCGCGAAACTACAATCCGTGGCCGCGCCTGGAACAGATCAAGGCTCCGATGACGTGGATCAACTCGGCGGACGACTTCATCAATCCCCGCAACTTCACTTACCCGCAGCAAGCCTTGAAGCGCATGCCAACGGTGCGATTTCGCCTAATTCCCGAGTCGGCCCAGACGCATGGCCACGGCACGCACACGTGGGCAAAATTCTGGAAGGGAGACCTGGTCGCGCTTCTGGCGCGCTCAGAACCCAAGCGCTGA
- the mnmA gene encoding tRNA 2-thiouridine(34) synthase MnmA, translating into MIVDFQLGRPAGDCRIVVAMSGGVDSSVTAALAAQTGAEVIGVTLQLYDHGEAVRRSGACCAGQDIYDAKTVADRLGIPHYVLDYESRFRDGVIDRFVDEYAQGRTPVPCASCNQSVKFVDLVAFARELGADCLATGHYVRRVVNGGRVEMHKGADPRRDQSYFLYGTTREQLDFLRFPLGDLPKDDVRRIAADIGLEVAAKPDSQDICFVPDGDYAGLIKRLRPETAQQGDIVDLEGRVLGRHRGVVHFTVGQRRGIEIGGQREPLYVIRIEPEAARIVVGPKRALAIAEMRVAHWNWIAEDQRDVSVKVRSLAPPVPAVRDRDRIRFAQPEYGVAPGQAAVLYDGTRLLGGGWIAETASAAMLDAVAA; encoded by the coding sequence ATGATTGTTGATTTCCAGCTGGGCCGCCCCGCGGGCGATTGCCGTATCGTCGTCGCCATGTCCGGCGGCGTCGACAGCTCCGTGACCGCGGCGCTGGCCGCGCAGACGGGCGCGGAGGTGATCGGCGTCACGCTCCAGCTGTACGATCACGGCGAGGCCGTCCGCCGCTCAGGCGCGTGCTGCGCGGGCCAGGACATTTACGACGCCAAGACCGTCGCAGACCGGCTCGGTATTCCTCACTACGTTCTCGATTATGAAAGCCGCTTCCGCGATGGCGTGATCGACCGCTTCGTCGACGAATATGCGCAGGGCCGAACGCCGGTGCCCTGCGCCAGCTGCAACCAGAGCGTGAAATTCGTCGACCTCGTCGCCTTCGCGCGAGAGCTGGGCGCCGATTGTCTTGCCACCGGGCACTACGTTCGGCGCGTGGTGAACGGCGGGCGGGTCGAAATGCACAAGGGTGCCGATCCGCGCCGCGACCAAAGCTATTTCCTTTACGGCACGACGCGCGAACAGCTCGATTTCCTGCGCTTCCCGCTTGGCGACCTGCCCAAGGACGACGTGCGCCGCATCGCTGCCGACATTGGGCTCGAGGTGGCGGCCAAGCCGGACAGCCAGGACATCTGTTTCGTACCCGACGGCGACTACGCCGGCCTGATCAAGCGGCTACGGCCGGAAACGGCGCAACAGGGCGACATCGTCGATCTCGAGGGACGGGTTCTCGGCCGGCATCGTGGCGTGGTTCACTTCACCGTCGGCCAGCGGCGCGGAATAGAAATCGGCGGTCAGCGGGAGCCGCTCTACGTGATCCGGATCGAGCCGGAGGCCGCGCGCATCGTCGTCGGGCCCAAGCGCGCTCTTGCGATCGCGGAGATGCGTGTCGCCCACTGGAATTGGATCGCCGAGGATCAGCGAGACGTAAGCGTAAAGGTGCGTTCCCTGGCGCCGCCCGTCCCGGCTGTCCGTGACAGGGACCGGATCCGCTTCGCGCAGCCCGAATATGGAGTCGCTCCGGGCCAGGCGGCCGTCCTCTATGACGGCACGCGTTTGCTCGGTGGTGGATGGATTGCCGAAACGGCAAGCGCTGCAATGCTTGATGCCGTCGCCGCGTAG
- a CDS encoding SIMPL domain-containing protein — protein MKSAFLAALMIGAAAIPVSASAQQAMINQSITGTRLDISATGEVSRVPDMATISAGVVTKAPTASAALQDNAGRMQRVVAALKRAGIADRDIQTSNVSLNPEYRYPDNQSPQLTGYSASNNVSVRFRDIRTSGQILDALVGQGANQISGPNLTIDKPEGALDEARTRAIAVGRERAQAYARSLGMRVVRLVAVSESGGNSIVQPMPMYARADMAKTSIEPGEQKLQVTLNMTFELQ, from the coding sequence ATGAAGTCCGCTTTTCTGGCGGCACTGATGATCGGTGCCGCTGCTATCCCTGTGAGCGCATCGGCGCAGCAGGCGATGATCAACCAAAGCATCACCGGCACCAGGCTAGACATTTCCGCGACCGGTGAGGTCAGCCGGGTGCCCGACATGGCGACCATTTCTGCGGGAGTCGTCACCAAGGCGCCGACCGCCAGCGCTGCGCTGCAGGACAATGCCGGCCGGATGCAGCGTGTGGTTGCCGCTCTCAAACGGGCGGGGATCGCCGATCGCGACATTCAGACCAGCAACGTCAGCCTTAATCCGGAATATCGCTATCCCGACAACCAATCACCGCAACTGACCGGCTATAGCGCGTCGAATAACGTCAGCGTCCGCTTCCGCGATATCCGGACGTCCGGGCAAATCCTCGACGCGCTGGTCGGGCAGGGGGCGAATCAGATCAGCGGCCCGAACCTTACGATCGACAAGCCGGAAGGCGCCTTGGATGAAGCGCGGACCAGAGCGATTGCCGTCGGACGCGAGCGCGCCCAGGCCTATGCCCGGTCGCTGGGAATGCGGGTGGTCCGTCTCGTGGCCGTGAGCGAGAGCGGCGGTAATTCCATCGTGCAGCCAATGCCGATGTATGCGCGAGCGGACATGGCGAAAACGTCGATCGAGCCGGGCGAGCAGAAGCTGCAAGTCACGCTCAACATGACGTTCGAACTTCAATAG
- a CDS encoding NUDIX domain-containing protein produces the protein MPSPRSAGILLFRERQGATEVLLIKPGGPFWRRRDAGAWMIPKGEIEPGETPVEAALREFAEETGVALESVPVPLATIRQSAGKLVEAFAVEGDLDADAIRSIDFEMEWPPRTGRLMRFPEAEEARWMTLATARAMMLPSQLPLLDALEARLKG, from the coding sequence ATGCCGTCGCCGCGTAGCGCGGGCATTCTGCTTTTCCGCGAGCGGCAGGGCGCGACGGAAGTGCTGCTGATCAAACCCGGGGGTCCGTTCTGGCGCAGGAGGGATGCCGGCGCGTGGATGATCCCGAAGGGCGAGATCGAACCGGGGGAGACCCCGGTCGAAGCGGCGTTGCGGGAGTTCGCCGAGGAGACGGGGGTAGCGCTCGAAAGCGTGCCCGTCCCGCTGGCCACCATTCGGCAGTCGGCAGGCAAGCTCGTCGAGGCATTCGCGGTCGAGGGTGACCTCGATGCCGACGCCATCCGCTCCATCGATTTCGAGATGGAATGGCCGCCGCGCACAGGTCGCCTCATGCGCTTCCCGGAAGCGGAGGAAGCACGGTGGATGACGCTTGCCACTGCACGCGCCATGATGCTGCCAAGCCAGCTACCGTTGCTGGATGCTCTCGAGGCCAGGCTGAAAGGTTAG
- a CDS encoding GlsB/YeaQ/YmgE family stress response membrane protein has product MESYGIIGWIVIGGIAGAIAKMLMPGRDPGGCIITILLGVAGALVAGWIGHAVGWYNTGEGAGFLAAIVGAFLLLGIYRIVAGRRA; this is encoded by the coding sequence ATGGAAAGCTACGGCATCATTGGCTGGATCGTCATTGGTGGGATCGCGGGCGCGATCGCCAAGATGCTGATGCCGGGACGCGATCCCGGGGGCTGCATCATCACAATCCTCCTCGGCGTCGCCGGTGCGCTGGTTGCTGGCTGGATCGGTCACGCGGTCGGATGGTACAATACGGGCGAGGGTGCGGGCTTCCTCGCGGCTATCGTTGGCGCCTTCCTGCTGCTGGGCATTTATCGGATCGTCGCCGGCCGACGAGCCTAG
- a CDS encoding efflux RND transporter permease subunit: protein MNFRNISSWCIRNPVGPIVLFVGLMLAGLIAFARMQVNNAPDIDFPAAVVSVSQPGAAPGELETQVTQRVESAIRGISGVEELSSTIREGNSTTFVQFELGTPTDRAVNDVRNVIAQIRSNLPDGILEPQVQRVDAEDEPFTYVGAQTTDMTLEQLSWYIDNTVAKRVLGLEGVAAVTRIGGVDRNIRVVLDPAALQSQGITAAQVNAQLRQNNLNGAGGRAEVAGSEQSVRVIGNAPDAYQLGQTQISLPGGRFVKLADLGEVKDSNSEQRSIAKMNGRQVVTFMIQRAKGSSEVTAYDASWKELKKLEKENPKVHFSEVFNTVDYTKAQYESAMEGLIEGAVLAVLVVLIFLRDIRATAISALAIPLSAIPAFWFMSMMGITMNFMSTMAMGLVAGVLVDDAIVEIENIVRHMRMGKSAYQASLDAADEIGLAVLATTMAIVAVFFPVALMPGIAGQYFKAFGFTVVLSVLMSLFVARMITPLIAAYFLRSHGAQPHAAWKWMDYYLKILNWSLDTSKAKALLSPLPKPARNAGYWALTVLFALPVVAAFVIVIGMVMAALGKLGWTGGAINFSLGVLVGAAAAYGVIKFIAFLIRLLAPEGFGRWHSLVSARLHARMHDHRLAMVAAGFGTLLLSIVLFGTLSMSFFPPQNSDYSRLNVTLPPGSTLKQTEAATDKLAAIVSQDPTVERVFERVNVGSGRVNIVLKKDRDVTSTEFERNLSPKMSAFPDARASFMSQNGGGPDADQRDIMLYLGGDDPVQLTAVAQKIAKEMEGVPGLRAPRVGSQLAQPEITIKPRFDLAADLGVTTAALSQTIRIATLGDIEQNSAKFSLSDRQVPIQVSLSENARRDLSTLENLPVPTSGGGSVPLKSVAEIGFGSGPTTIMRSNQLRRLAIGADLAPGVVEGDVMAKVNQLPSVKNLPQGVQKMNLGNQKWQSELLFNFAVALASGVLLVFAVLVLLYRRFLSPFVNMGSLLLAPLGAAVALHIADQPISLFVLIGILMLFGIVAKNSILLVDFAVEMMNHGMPKDAAIHEAGHKRAQPIVMTTVAMVAGMLPTAMSLSGDNSWRAPMGITVIGGLIFSTLLTLLLVPAYFSIAISLESRIGRLFHKLVGSEAHATGTPVPAE, encoded by the coding sequence ATGAATTTCCGGAACATTTCGTCCTGGTGCATTCGCAACCCGGTCGGTCCCATCGTGCTGTTCGTCGGCCTGATGCTGGCGGGACTGATCGCCTTCGCCCGGATGCAGGTGAACAACGCACCGGACATCGACTTTCCTGCCGCAGTGGTCTCGGTCTCTCAGCCGGGCGCCGCGCCGGGTGAGCTTGAAACGCAAGTCACGCAGCGCGTCGAATCCGCCATTCGCGGCATCTCTGGTGTCGAGGAGTTGAGCAGCACCATCCGAGAGGGCAACAGCACGACCTTCGTGCAGTTCGAGCTCGGCACGCCGACTGACCGCGCCGTCAACGACGTCCGCAACGTCATTGCGCAGATCCGCAGCAACCTGCCCGACGGCATCCTGGAGCCGCAGGTGCAGCGCGTCGACGCTGAGGACGAACCCTTCACCTATGTCGGCGCGCAAACCACTGACATGACGCTGGAACAGCTCAGCTGGTACATCGACAATACCGTCGCCAAGCGTGTGCTGGGCCTTGAGGGCGTCGCGGCGGTGACGCGCATCGGCGGCGTCGACCGCAATATCCGGGTCGTCCTCGATCCGGCTGCGCTGCAGTCGCAGGGCATCACGGCCGCGCAGGTCAACGCCCAGCTTCGACAGAACAATTTGAACGGCGCTGGCGGCCGCGCCGAGGTGGCCGGTTCCGAGCAATCGGTTCGCGTCATCGGCAATGCCCCCGATGCCTATCAGCTTGGGCAGACGCAGATTTCCCTGCCTGGCGGGCGGTTCGTGAAGCTGGCCGACCTTGGCGAGGTCAAGGACAGCAACAGCGAGCAGCGCTCGATCGCCAAGATGAACGGCCGCCAGGTCGTCACCTTCATGATCCAGCGCGCCAAGGGCTCGTCGGAGGTCACCGCCTACGATGCGTCGTGGAAGGAGCTGAAAAAGCTCGAGAAGGAAAACCCGAAGGTCCACTTCTCCGAGGTCTTCAACACCGTCGACTATACCAAGGCGCAGTACGAATCGGCGATGGAAGGCCTGATCGAGGGCGCCGTCCTGGCGGTTCTCGTCGTGCTCATCTTCCTCCGCGACATCCGCGCCACGGCCATCTCCGCGCTCGCCATCCCGCTCTCGGCGATCCCGGCCTTCTGGTTCATGAGCATGATGGGCATCACCATGAACTTCATGTCGACCATGGCGATGGGCTTGGTCGCGGGCGTTCTGGTCGACGACGCGATCGTCGAGATCGAGAACATCGTGCGGCACATGCGCATGGGCAAATCGGCCTATCAGGCGTCGCTCGACGCCGCGGACGAGATCGGCCTTGCCGTGCTGGCGACCACCATGGCGATCGTGGCGGTCTTCTTTCCCGTCGCGCTCATGCCCGGTATTGCCGGCCAGTACTTCAAGGCGTTCGGCTTCACCGTCGTGCTCTCCGTGCTGATGAGCCTGTTCGTCGCCCGCATGATCACGCCGCTGATCGCGGCCTACTTCCTTCGCTCGCACGGCGCCCAGCCGCACGCGGCGTGGAAGTGGATGGATTATTACCTGAAGATCCTGAACTGGAGCCTCGACACGTCTAAGGCGAAGGCCTTGTTGAGCCCGCTGCCGAAGCCCGCGCGCAATGCCGGCTACTGGGCGCTGACCGTGCTCTTCGCGCTGCCGGTCGTCGCCGCATTCGTGATTGTCATCGGTATGGTCATGGCCGCGCTGGGCAAGCTCGGTTGGACCGGCGGCGCTATCAATTTCTCGCTGGGCGTCCTCGTCGGCGCGGCCGCCGCCTACGGCGTGATCAAGTTCATCGCCTTCCTCATCCGGCTTCTGGCTCCGGAAGGGTTCGGGCGCTGGCACAGCCTCGTTTCCGCCCGGCTCCACGCGCGGATGCACGATCACCGGTTGGCGATGGTCGCCGCAGGCTTCGGCACGCTGTTGCTGAGCATTGTTCTGTTCGGAACGCTGTCGATGTCGTTCTTCCCGCCGCAGAATTCGGACTACTCGCGCCTCAACGTGACGCTACCGCCAGGCAGCACGCTGAAGCAGACCGAAGCGGCGACCGACAAGCTGGCGGCGATCGTATCGCAGGATCCGACCGTCGAGCGCGTATTCGAGCGCGTCAACGTCGGCAGCGGACGCGTGAACATCGTCCTCAAGAAGGACCGCGACGTCACCAGCACGGAATTTGAACGCAACCTGTCGCCGAAGATGTCGGCCTTTCCCGACGCCCGCGCGAGCTTCATGAGTCAGAACGGTGGCGGCCCCGATGCCGACCAGCGCGACATCATGCTCTATCTGGGCGGCGACGACCCGGTCCAGCTGACCGCGGTCGCGCAAAAGATAGCCAAGGAAATGGAGGGCGTTCCGGGTCTCCGCGCGCCGCGCGTCGGCAGCCAGCTGGCGCAGCCGGAAATCACCATCAAGCCGCGCTTCGATCTGGCGGCAGACCTTGGCGTAACGACTGCGGCGCTCAGCCAAACGATACGCATCGCGACGCTTGGGGACATCGAGCAGAACAGCGCGAAGTTCTCGCTGTCGGACCGCCAGGTACCGATCCAGGTCTCGCTGTCGGAAAACGCGCGCCGTGATCTCTCGACGCTCGAGAACCTGCCGGTGCCGACGTCAGGGGGCGGCTCGGTCCCGCTGAAGTCGGTCGCGGAGATCGGCTTCGGGTCGGGTCCGACGACGATCATGCGGTCGAACCAGCTACGCCGCCTCGCGATCGGCGCCGACCTCGCGCCGGGCGTGGTCGAGGGCGATGTGATGGCGAAGGTCAATCAGCTGCCTTCCGTGAAGAACCTGCCGCAGGGCGTGCAAAAGATGAACCTCGGCAACCAGAAGTGGCAGTCGGAGCTGCTGTTCAACTTCGCCGTGGCCCTCGCCTCGGGCGTGCTGCTGGTCTTCGCGGTGCTGGTGCTGCTGTATCGCCGGTTCCTGTCGCCGTTCGTGAACATGGGCTCGCTACTGCTCGCTCCGCTCGGCGCTGCGGTAGCGTTGCACATAGCGGACCAGCCAATTTCCCTGTTCGTGCTCATCGGCATCCTGATGCTGTTCGGAATCGTCGCCAAGAACTCGATCCTCCTGGTCGATTTCGCCGTCGAGATGATGAACCACGGGATGCCCAAGGACGCGGCGATCCACGAAGCTGGCCACAAGCGCGCGCAGCCGATCGTCATGACGACCGTCGCGATGGTCGCGGGCATGCTGCCAACGGCAATGTCCCTCAGCGGCGACAACAGCTGGCGCGCACCGATGGGCATCACCGTGATCGGTGGCCTGATCTTCTCGACGTTGCTGACGCTGCTGCTGGTCCCGGCCTATTTCTCGATCGCGATCTCGCTCGAGAGCAGGATCGGACGCCTGTTCCACAAGCTGGTCGGCAGCGAGGCGCACGCAACCGGTACGCCAGTTCCTGCGGAATGA
- a CDS encoding DUF1153 domain-containing protein, which translates to MLENQKFRPAQVIGPLGEPLTLDSLPPPSTTRWVVRRKAEVVAAVAGGLLSVDEACKRYTLSLEEFTSWQRAVDRSGMPGLRVTRIKQYRDQYERQQRY; encoded by the coding sequence ATGCTTGAGAACCAGAAGTTTCGTCCGGCCCAAGTCATCGGCCCGCTCGGCGAGCCGCTGACTCTCGATTCGTTGCCGCCGCCGTCGACCACCCGCTGGGTCGTTCGCCGTAAGGCCGAAGTCGTGGCCGCGGTCGCTGGTGGTTTGCTCAGCGTCGACGAAGCCTGCAAGCGCTATACCCTCAGCCTCGAGGAGTTCACCAGCTGGCAGCGTGCGGTCGACCGCAGCGGCATGCCGGGCCTCCGCGTGACCCGGATCAAGCAATATCGGGATCAGTACGAACGCCAGCAGCGTTACTAA